In one window of Leptospira sp. GIMC2001 DNA:
- a CDS encoding crossover junction endodeoxyribonuclease RuvC translates to MITLGIDPGSHRIGYAFMERSQSRVRPVVLEYGTIEIPPKTLSPANLILIQAELNSLIEKIKPDRACVENLFFSKNKKTAQQVYEARGVILLILGMHQIPIYELTANQIKKGISASGSADKKAIRRSIQLILGMTPEGHDDSWDAIACAFVGLAL, encoded by the coding sequence GTGATAACGCTTGGTATTGATCCGGGATCGCATAGAATCGGATATGCTTTTATGGAGCGTAGTCAATCGAGAGTGCGTCCAGTTGTATTAGAATACGGAACTATTGAGATCCCGCCAAAAACACTTTCTCCTGCAAATTTGATCTTGATTCAAGCAGAACTCAATTCTCTAATCGAGAAAATCAAACCTGATCGTGCATGTGTAGAAAATCTTTTCTTTTCTAAGAATAAAAAGACTGCACAACAAGTTTACGAAGCCAGGGGAGTGATTCTACTAATTCTTGGAATGCACCAAATTCCAATTTACGAATTGACTGCTAATCAGATTAAGAAAGGAATATCTGCTTCTGGATCAGCAGATAAGAAAGCTATCAGAAGATCTATACAATTGATTCTTGGAATGACACCCGAAGGTCATGATGATTCTTGGGATGCTATTGCTTGTGCCTTTGTTGGTTTGGCATTGTAG
- a CDS encoding SDR family oxidoreductase: protein MNKIMNGKNVVITGASDGIGKKTAEKLAIAGANLYLVGRNRSKTEAVADRLRKLNVDSNIEVFIADLSLPSQVKKVASEIKSKLKRLDVLLNNAGALFSKKTITAEGHESTFALNHLNYFLLTHELLDLLKASGNSRIVNTASQAHVGAVLDFDNLQGEKSYSGWKAYQMSKLENIMFTYELADRLKDTKVTVNALHPGFVHSQFGNNNSGFLKNALGVVKTFFAMNEDRGSMTSFYLCSSPDVETVTGKYFDKCKIKNSTSESKNIEKRKRLWSTTEEILRPYL from the coding sequence ATGAACAAAATTATGAATGGCAAAAATGTAGTAATCACTGGCGCATCCGATGGAATTGGGAAAAAAACCGCAGAAAAACTTGCAATAGCTGGAGCGAATTTATATCTCGTTGGCAGAAATCGTAGCAAGACAGAAGCAGTTGCAGATAGATTACGAAAATTGAACGTAGATTCGAATATCGAAGTTTTCATTGCGGATCTTTCTTTACCTTCGCAGGTTAAGAAAGTTGCATCAGAAATCAAAAGCAAACTGAAAAGATTAGATGTTCTTTTAAACAATGCTGGAGCCCTCTTCTCCAAGAAAACAATTACAGCGGAAGGACATGAATCAACTTTTGCGTTGAACCATCTGAACTATTTTCTCTTGACTCATGAACTGCTTGATCTATTGAAAGCTTCAGGGAATTCCCGAATTGTAAACACAGCAAGCCAAGCTCATGTTGGCGCAGTTCTAGATTTCGATAACCTACAAGGTGAGAAAAGTTATAGTGGCTGGAAAGCGTACCAAATGTCCAAGCTTGAGAATATAATGTTTACATATGAACTGGCTGATCGACTCAAAGATACCAAAGTTACTGTGAATGCATTGCATCCAGGTTTTGTTCATTCACAATTCGGCAATAATAATTCTGGTTTTCTAAAGAACGCACTTGGAGTTGTAAAAACATTTTTTGCAATGAATGAAGATCGTGGCTCGATGACTAGTTTTTATCTATGTTCTTCACCTGATGTTGAAACCGTAACTGGTAAATATTTTGATAAATGCAAAATCAAGAATAGTACTTCTGAGTCCAAAAATATTGAGAAAAGAAAAAGGTTATGGTCGACAACCGAGGAGATTCTTAGACCGTATCTTTAG
- a CDS encoding lysophospholipid acyltransferase family protein: MKKIEHIIGYLFIRFIFLPFQFLPYEACLALGRMVVRILAPLAKSKIKIARENIEFAFPNLTEHERQDILKKHLIYLGEMIADSLYAPRIDDRWLKKYFVYENGAEELDEKITKEGLGVVMISGHFGTWEVLVHWLGLQHKGLGIYKKMRNPWADRWYRRLRENSGIQLVPTIESAGPTVKGLKKGRWVGFGADQNAGKSGIFVQFMNRPASTFQGPALMAYLTGAKMILISFLRGDKDKKVHVHIRDLGVVDKDKFPDRDDVVRYYTQMWTQALEEEVRKTPEQYFWVHRRWKTKPGDFEGQV; the protein is encoded by the coding sequence ATGAAAAAGATTGAACATATAATTGGCTATCTCTTTATAAGATTTATTTTCCTTCCCTTTCAATTCCTACCATATGAGGCTTGCCTTGCTCTCGGTAGAATGGTCGTTCGAATTCTTGCTCCTTTAGCCAAAAGTAAGATAAAAATTGCACGAGAAAACATTGAATTTGCTTTTCCCAACCTAACAGAACACGAACGACAAGATATATTGAAGAAGCATTTGATCTATCTTGGTGAAATGATTGCCGATTCACTTTACGCTCCAAGGATCGATGACAGATGGCTCAAAAAATATTTTGTCTATGAAAATGGTGCAGAAGAGTTGGATGAAAAAATCACCAAAGAAGGATTAGGTGTTGTGATGATTTCTGGACATTTTGGAACTTGGGAGGTTCTTGTTCATTGGTTGGGATTGCAACACAAAGGATTAGGGATTTATAAGAAAATGCGAAATCCTTGGGCTGATCGATGGTATCGGAGACTAAGAGAGAACTCCGGAATTCAATTGGTTCCAACAATTGAGTCGGCCGGTCCAACAGTCAAAGGTCTCAAGAAAGGAAGATGGGTTGGTTTTGGTGCGGACCAAAATGCGGGTAAGTCGGGAATTTTTGTGCAATTTATGAATCGTCCTGCTTCAACATTCCAAGGCCCAGCTCTTATGGCATATCTAACGGGAGCAAAGATGATTCTCATTAGTTTCCTGCGTGGGGACAAAGATAAGAAAGTTCACGTACATATTAGAGATCTCGGTGTTGTAGATAAAGATAAATTTCCAGATCGAGACGATGTAGTTAGATACTATACACAGATGTGGACGCAAGCACTTGAAGAGGAAGTACGTAAAACTCCTGAACAATATTTCTGGGTTCATCGTAGATGGAAAACTAAACCTGGAGATTTTGAAGGTCAGGTTTGA